In Chroicocephalus ridibundus chromosome 12, bChrRid1.1, whole genome shotgun sequence, a single genomic region encodes these proteins:
- the TTPAL gene encoding alpha-tocopherol transfer protein-like, which produces MSGDSDCTRTSPSAGSPSDNEFLPDRPKYVCSLSPDLITKAREELQEKPEWRLRDVQALRDMVCKDYPSLGTCLDDAFLLRFLRARKFDYDRALQLLVNYHTCRRSWPEVFNNLKPSAIKPVLESGFVTVLPRLDPEGRHVVCIRPDRWTPSNYPITENIRAIYLTLEKLIQSEETQVNGIVILADYKGVSLSKASHFGPFVAKKVIGILQDGFPIRIKAVNIINEPRIFKGIFAIIKPFLKEKIANRFFLHGCDLNSLHQNIPPVILPEEYGGTAGKLDISAWNELLLASEEDFLHDFSQLVLPCDSSPHDMLVSGDADEKQCDDSLRGMKPQLYYCY; this is translated from the exons ATGTCAGGAGACAGTGACTGCACCAGGACAAGTCCGTCAGCGGGGTCTCCATCAGACAATGAGTTCTTGCCAGATCGGCCAAAGTATGTTTGCTCACTGTCTCCTGATCTCATTACCAAAGCCCGGGAAGAGCTCCAAGAGAAACCTGAATGGAGGCTCCGTGATGTGCAAGCGCTCCGAGATATGGTGTGCAAAGACTATCCCTCCCTGGGGACCTGCCTGGACGATGCTTTTTTGCTAAGATTCCTCAGAGCCAGGAAATTTGATTATGATCGAGCGCTTCAGCTTCTGGTGAACTACCACACCTGTAGGAGGAGCTGGCCTGAGGTCTTCAACAATTTGAAGCCGTCCGCAATAAAGCCTGTCCTAGAGTCTGGTTTTGTCACTGTGCTGCCTCGTCTGGACCCAGAGGGACGCCATGTCGTCTGCATCCGTCCAG ACAGATGGACACCCAGTAATTATCCGATTACTGAGAACATTCGTGCCATATACTTAACGTTAGAAAAACTCATTCAGTCCGAAGAGACCCAGGTGAATGGAATTGTAATCCTGGCAGACTACAAAGGAGTCAGCTTATCTAAGGCGTCTCATTTTGGTCCTTTTGTAGCCAAAAAAGTGATTGGAATTCTTCAG GATGGATTCCCCATTCGAATAAAAGCCGTTAACATAATAAATGAGCCTCGTATATTCAAAGGCATTTTTGCAATCATCAAgccttttctgaaggaaaagataGCAAATCGG TTTTTTCTTCATGGCTGTGATCTGAATTCCCTTCATCAAAACATTCCTCCAGTGATCCTTCCTGAAGAGTACGGTGGTACTGCAGGGAAGCTGGACATCTCTGCATGGAATGAGCTGCTGCTAGCCTCTGAAGAGGACTTTCTGCATGATTTCTCCCAGCTGGTTCTCCCATGTGACAGCTCTCCCCATGACATGCTAGTGAGTGGGGATGCTGATGAAAAGCAATGTGATGATTCTCTGCGAGGCATGAAACCTCAGCTCTATTACTGTTACTAA
- the SERINC3 gene encoding serine incorporator 3 — translation MGAALGVCSLASWIPCLCSGASCLLCRCCPNSKNSTVTRLIYAFLLLLSTILACIMLAPGMEQQLKKIPGFCDEGLHTRIPHMNGFVSCDVFVGYRAVYRISFAMAVFFFLLSLLMIQVKTSNDPRASVHNGFWFFKIAAIVAIMVGAFYIPEGPFTRAWFAVGVFGAVVFILIQLVLLVDFAHSWNESWVKKMEEGNSKCWYAALLSCTSLFYALSLVFVVLFCIFYTKPDDCTENKVFIGINIILCIAVSVVSVLPKVQEHHTYSGLLQSSVITLYTMYLTWSAMSNEPERNCNPSLLNIIIQIATPTVAPANTTVVPATPAPPKSLQWWDAQSVVGLIIFVLCLLYSSIRSSSNSQVNKLTLSGSDSAILEETAGTGSGAAEEGEVRRVMDNEKDGVQYNYTFFHFMLCLASLYIMMTLTNWYSPDADFKTMTSTWPAVWMKITSSWLCLLLYFWTLVAPLVLTNRDFS, via the exons ATGGGCGCGGCGCTGGGGGTCTGCTCGCTGGCCAGCTGG ATTCCCTGTCTGTGCAGTGGTGCCTCGTGTTTACTGTGCCGATGTTGTCCCAACAGCAAGAATTCAACAGTGACACGTCTTATCtatgccttcctcctcctcctcagtacCATTCTTGCCTGCATTATGCTGGCACCAGGGATGGAACAGCAGCTCAAAAAG ATACCTGGATTTTGTGATGAAGGGCTTCATACTCGGATACCGCACATGAATGGCTTTGTCAGCTGCGATGTGTTTGTTGGATATAGAGCTGTGTATCGAATCAGCTTTGCCATGGCAGtgttcttctttctcctctctctgctcaTGATACAAGTGAAAACAAGTAATGATCCTAGAGCCTCGGTACACAATGG GTTCTGGTTCTTCAAAATAGCTGCCATTGTGGCTATCATGGTTGGAGCATTTTACATTCCTGAGGGGCCTTTCACAAGAG CTTGGTTTGCTGTTGGTGTTTTTGGAGCCGTCGTCTTCATTCTTATCCAGTTGGTGCTTCTTGTGGACTTTGCTCACTCCTGGAATGAGAGCTGGGTTAAGAAAATGGAGGAGGGAAATTCTAAATGCTGGTATGCAG ctctgctgtcctGTACAAGCTTGTTCTATGCCTTGTCGCTGgtttttgttgtgcttttctgtattttctacaCGAAGCCTGATGACtgcactgagaacaaggtcttcATAGGCATTAATATCATCCTGTGCATTGCTGTCTCCGTTGTTTCTGTCCTTCCAAAAGTTCAg GAACATCATACTTACTCTGGCCTCCTCCAGTCCTCTGTCATCACGCTCTACACCATGTATCTCACTTGGTCAGCCATGTCCAATGAGCCTG AACGAAACTGTAACCCAAGTTTGCTGAACATCATTATCCAGATAGCTACTCCCACAGTTGCTCCAGCAAATACCACTGTTGTACCTGCTACTCCAGCTCCCCCCAAGTCCCTACAGTGGTGGGATGCCCAGAGTGTTGTTGGATTGATTATCTTTGTCCTTTGCCTCTTATATTCCAG CATTCGCTCTTCAAGTAACAGCCAGGTGAACAAGCTGACACTGTCTGGGAGTGACAGTGCCATTCTGGAGGAGACTGCGGGAACAGGCAGCGgggctgcagaggaaggagaagtGCGCCGTGTCATGGATAACGAGAAGGATGGTGTTCAGTACAACTACACCTTCTTTCACTTCATGCTCTGTCTCGCCTCTCTTTACATCATGATGACGCTCACAAACTGGTACAG CCCTGATGCAGATTTTAAGACAATGACAAGCACCTGGCCAGCTGTGTGGATGAAGATAACCTCCAGCTGGCTTTGTCTCCTTCTCTATTTTTGGACCCTAGTGGCTCCTCTTGTCCTTACTAATAGGGACTTCAGTTAA